One Budorcas taxicolor isolate Tak-1 chromosome 13, Takin1.1, whole genome shotgun sequence DNA window includes the following coding sequences:
- the ASIP gene encoding agouti-signaling protein, protein MDVSRLLLATLLVCLCFLSAYSHLAPEEKPRDERNLKNNSSMNLLDFPSVSIMALNKKSKKISRNEAEKKKRASKRKAPMKNVARTRPPPPTPCVATRDSCKPPAPACCDPCAFCQCRFFRSACSCRVLNPTC, encoded by the exons ATGGATGTCAGCCGCCTCCTCCTGGCTACCTTGCTGGTCTGCCTATGCTTCCTCAGTGCCTACAGCCACCTTGCACCTGAGgaaaagcccagagatgaaaGGAACCTGAAGAACAACTCTTCCATGAACCTGTTGGATTTCCCTTCTGTCTCTATCATGG CACTGAACAAGAAATCCAAAAAGATCAGCAGAAATGAagcggaaaagaagaaaagagcttCCAAG AGAAAGGCTCCGATGAAGAACGTGGCACGGACCCGGCCCCCGCCGCCTACCCCCTGCGTGGCCACCCGCGACAGCTGCAAGCCACCAGCGCCCGCCTGCTGCGACCCGTGCGCCTTCTGCCAGTGCCGCTTCTTCCGCAGCGCCTGCTCCTGCCGCGTGCTCAACCCCACCTGCTGA